The region TTGTCAACCAAGAACAAGAGGTAACACCTCAATGCACAAGTATGATGGTAGTCAACCTGCAAATCATCACCTTTGGCATCCTTAGCCCATTACAGATGGTCTTTATAAATATTGCATGAGCACATCTTGTGTCAGTTATCTCCTTTGAGGCCTTAGTTAGGTCAGTCCCGAAATGGGTGACCATCATCTTGACCGATCCTTCAGTGGCCCAATAATTTTTCCTTTATGGGAAGATGTAGAAGACATGAGATGTCATCTAAGGTGATGTCATCTCGCCTATAGGAAGGTGGAAAGATGGCCTCTCTGAATATCACCCCTCCGCAAGAATCGTCTACATGCCATGGTTTATGGTCATGTACATAACATAACATTAACCGGCAAAACTAGAATAGCGGATAACATCCTGAAACCAATCAACAATAGGTTGGCCCAACTCCAATGTCTTCTTGTTTTGGTTTACCGATTTCAAACACGCACACTCCTATAAAAAGAAAATATCACCATCAGTATCGATTTAATTAGTTGAAAATATATGTATCgcaaaaaaacaaaaaatatacCTCTCCTTCCTATAGATGTTTAGCAGTATGGTCTGAATAGAGATTAAGTAAGGAGGTGTCTAATGGACCTCTTAGATAACTCTCTAAAGGGGTATCATTGGTAGAAGTTTCCTAGGAAAGCTTGAATAGATGTGAGAGCTCAAAAACTTGAAAGGATgataaatttatttattttttaaaagaaaaaggagaaaaagGGAAGGTCTGACACGAGGATGTAATCCACTAATTTTTAAATAAATGGTGTTTACGGAGATATATCTTCGGACTTACCTTTTACGCATACGGAGATGCATCTCGAATTAAATTTTGACGTAATAAGATGCCTCTTCAATTTGATTTGAgaaatgatttttaaaaagtgTGTTCtgagatgcatctccgaaagtTAAGGATATTTATGACTTTTTAAGGTAGTGAGGAGCACGTATATGAGTGGAAACAATAAAGCTCGAAAGATTATATGATTTAAATGGGCTTATTTTGAACCTTAATTTTCAAATCACCAAAATAGAttcatttttaaaataaaaaatatagagaaatttttaaaataaaaagagatatatatatatatatatatatatatatatatatatatatatatatatatatatatatatatatatatatatatatatatatatatatatatatatataaaacaaacATCATATATCAATAAAAACGTCTAACTTCAATTATAATTACTTCAAAAATTGCTCATATAACAGTTATAATTTATTGACAATATTTTTACTAGTAGTGTATTAAGAATAAGCTTTGAATTTGGTTTCGTGTTCAACATAATTAACATGTGACTATAAGGTCATGCACTTATATAAGTTGAAATTTGACTAGAAGGAGTTGCCAAAACGTCCAACTACCTCAAAATGTTAAACAAGATTTTTCGAGTTAGTCAAAAATAAATGAAGACTTTGacaaaataaatgaataaaataCTAGGAAGAAAATGCCTAGCAACTGATCAAACCCTGCGCAGCAATACCCACGCCAATCAATTGACTTTTGAAGAGTCCCCTCTTAAAAAATACTCTCTTGTCCCACAATAAATAActtatttaaaataaaatagtattttaaactaaattatttattttaatttctaataaatatatttttcaactttattttttaattaatattatttttatcatttttaataTATAATAAATATCATTTTTTAATAGGTATAAAATGATAACTTATCGTAGAACGAAAGAAATACTTAACGATTATATTAATGTAAAATACTGACTTAGTATTCTttccttcttttttttcttccaaTAGACTTCTTTAAACTACGTCTAAAATTAATGTCGTATAAGTCAAGCAGCAATGACATTGAAGATGCTCTAAGTTGTTCAAATAATCCTTCAAAAAGATTAATTTGTTGGTCCAAAAAATAAGTGACATTTTATTTGTCTAGCATTATTCACTGAATAAAATAGAAGTGACATTTTACTCCATAATTGTCATTTACaaattttcatatttttaaaataataattaattatattaatttcAATGATAAAACAAATGTCATTTATTAAAATAACTTTATTAATAATAGATAATTAAATAGTTATATGATTTAAAATACAATAAATAAGAGTAAGTTAGTAGAAAGCAATAATAAATAACACATTAATATTATAAAGAAACAAATAATTTAAGATAAATAAAAATAGAGAACATCTATTATGAGACTGGAGTGAGTACTTGTCTAGAATTATTCTCTAAATATTTCAATTACTAGAAAAATATATATCATTGAAAGACAATCAAATGCAAAGGTGAAAAACTAATGTACTTTTTGACAGATCTTGAACAGCAGGAATTTCAGATCTGATCATTGAAGCAAACTACTAAACGATCAAAACGTGAGAAAATCATTCTATTTATTAAGTTCCTTAACAACTTAGATGTCCCTAAATAATAATAACATGTTTTTAATGGTGTCTATAATTCATTCTTCCAAATCATTTCTCAGCAAAACTCCTCACTTTGCATGGATATTGGTACAAGGCAACAAAACTTCCATGATCAATTTATGTCCCTACCAGCAAATCTGAATATTCTTGGAGTATGCTCATCAATAACACATTCCATAATGAAGCTTGGAATTTCTCACTATTAGAAGCAAAGCTGGTATGATCCAACTCAAAAGCTGATACCGTGTCAAGTATCTGAACAAAGGCCAGTCCATAGATTTTGGGGCACTAATCTTTTTTCATCCCTGTATTAAAATATATAGATCAATATAAAAGAATCTTATACGGTGTCACATTACTGAATTAATCGAGGTAACTACAGTGAACAAAGACCACAACTTTCTGTATTCAAGTGTTATGTACAACACCAATCTGAGCATGTACCATACTCAGAAGATTAGTCGCATTTCAAAAGCACTTACATAAATTATTTCAAAAGGGAGCTTCTAGTGATTCATCCCAAACTTCTGCACTTCCATTAGAGACATCTTCTACGTCTTCTTCCATTGAAAGCCTAATATATTCTCTATGAGCAAATCGATCCCATTCGGTCAATGTTGGATTCTCACGTTCCTATTCAAACAAGATATGTGTACCAATTACCACAAAAGGACATCAACCATACTTAATAATGCAATAATTCTTAACAAATATTTTATGCACCTGACGAATCAAAAATGGGTCACGAGTTTCAAAGGCCATGAACTTGTTGAGATTGAACAGAATGTTGAAAACACTTCCTGAAAGTTTACTTCCTTTCAGGTCACGCAGATTTACATAGCTCTCATCCTGCCAAACAAAAAATTTCAATTTCAAATAGGAAAATGTCATATAATATATCAGAAACTATGCATGCAAGTAAAGTAAGTTTGGAATATGCCATATGATAAACCAATCAAAGCTGAAGAGGCAAACCTCAGGTCCAATCATGTCAATTATTTGACATAATATATCCTCAAAAAGCACAGGCTCTTGGGCCATGCACTCCATCCGGTGCAGTTGCTCCTCATAAAAAAATTGCAGTTCATTCCTTGTCAGAACCCCGTTTCCATCTAAATCTATGCACTTGAACCTAATGGAGACAATTGAGACAAGTTCAAATCAAATTATACATTGATGATTTATTAAACTTAGGAGTAAAGCAACCACAAAGTCAATTATATTGGAAGCTTGATAGTGAATTTTGAAAATGAAGAGGGAAGTGAAAATGTAGagcattttattattattattattattattattattattattattattattattattattattattattatttattattattattattattattattattattattattattattcaacACCTACAAAAGAGGTTGGGTGGGGGGAATGGAGGGGAGGGAAGTAAAACCCCTGCTGATATTTTGGCTCCCCTTTAATAATGGAGGGGATAGAAATTTGCAGAGGAGAGGTGAGCTTATAAATTTTAAATGTACTGATTAATGTAACACTGAATGTTCCTTATAAAGAAAAATATAAACACGTAATTTTACATCAAACCATCCTTGCATTTGCAACTGCACATCAACTAGACTTTGCAACTGCATATCAACTAGACTGATAACTCCTTTCCAAAAAAATAAACTGACAGATTAAATCAATAATGAAGGAAATGATTACCAAAACTCAAGACTTGGTTCAGATGATTTGTCCTCCTCTGACAGTATGAAGTAAACAAAGTCTTCATATCCCATCTTTCCCTCAACCTTACTGGTAAACTTTCTTGGGACCTGATATTATTGAAGCAAGTCAAAATCAGAATCTTCAATAAATAATATGACAAAACataaaatcaaaaacaaaaacTACGGTTGTGGCTCAAGATAGAAGAAACATGTGATTCACACAAACCTGAGAAAATATTCTGTCAACTATTCGATAGGTAAGCGCATGGTTACCATATCTGATAAGATTCTCTTTGTCTATCAAGAAATCATGATCTGTATCCAGCTCCCAAAACTTGCAGTATATAACATAAAAATGCTCATAAGAGAAGTACCTGTAGACAATTAACAGGTAAAG is a window of Lathyrus oleraceus cultivar Zhongwan6 chromosome 6, CAAS_Psat_ZW6_1.0, whole genome shotgun sequence DNA encoding:
- the LOC127098382 gene encoding probable serine/threonine protein phosphatase 2A regulatory subunit B''delta isoform X2, which translates into the protein MLTMDLATQIFIILKQPQLNYLTQDDFKPVLRELLASHPGLEFLQSTPEFQERYAETVVYRIYYYINKTGNGRMTLRELRRGNIIDAMQHADEEEDINKVLRYFSYEHFYVIYCKFWELDTDHDFLIDKENLIRYGNHALTYRIVDRIFSQVPRKFTSKVEGKMGYEDFVYFILSEEDKSSEPSLEFWFKCIDLDGNGVLTRNELQFFYEEQLHRMECMAQEPVLFEDILCQIIDMIGPEDESYVNLRDLKGSKLSGSVFNILFNLNKFMAFETRDPFLIRQERENPTLTEWDRFAHREYIRLSMEEDVEDVSNGSAEVWDESLEAPF